One stretch of Zonotrichia leucophrys gambelii isolate GWCS_2022_RI chromosome 13, RI_Zleu_2.0, whole genome shotgun sequence DNA includes these proteins:
- the STC2 gene encoding stanniocalcin-2 isoform X2: MHFRAAEIQHCLVNAGDVGCGVFECFENNSCEIRGLHEICMTFLHNAGKFDAQGKSFIKDALKCKAHALRHKFSCISRKCPAIKEMVFQLQRECYLKHDLCSAAKENVQVIVEMIHFKDLLQHEPYVDLVNILLTCGEEVKKAITRSVQAQCEQNWGSLCSILSFCTSAVHGDDRKVGEGSRAAAGRGDMAAHADAEHRESPRAAKAERGTKGHSNARVKAGGHAPKGAHGILDRADELSDFSDIRR, encoded by the exons ATGCACTTCAGGGCAg CTGaaatccagcactgcctggtCAATGCTGGCGATGTGGGATGTGGAGTGTTTGAATGCTTTGAGAACAATTCCTGCGAGATCCGAGGCTTACACGAGATCTGCATGACATTCCTGCACAACGCTGGAAAATTCGATGCCCAG gGAAAATCCTTCATTAAAGACGCTCTGAAGTGTAAGGCTCATGCCTTGAGGCATAAATTCAGCTGCATCAGCCGTAAGTGCCCTGCCATTAAAGAGATGGTGTTCCAGTTACAGCGGGAGTGCTACCTGAAGCATgacctctgctctgctgccaaggAGAACGTCCAGGTCATTGTGGAGATGATTCACTTCAAAGACCTGCTGCAGCATGA GCCTTACGTTGACCTAGTGAACATCCTGCTGACCTGCGGCGAGGAGGTGAAAAAGGCAATAACCAGGAGCGTCCAGGCCCAGTGTGAACAGAACTGGGGAAGCCTCTGCTCCATCCTGAGCTTCTGCACCTCGGCCGTGCACGGGGACGACAGGAAGGtgggggaaggcagcagggccGCTGCAGGCCGCGGGGACATGGCGGCCCACGCTGACGCCgagcacagggagagcccaCGAGCAGCCAAGGCAGAGAGAGGTACCAAGGGCCACTCCAACGCCCGGGTCAAAGCTGGGGGCCACGCTCCCAAAGGGGCCCACGGCATCCTGGACCGGGCAGACGAACTGTCCGACTTCTCCGACATCCGGAGGTGA
- the STC2 gene encoding stanniocalcin-2 isoform X1 yields MCAELGGKLLLLLLALLLASARAAAGTEATHPPEGPQDRTPQQKGRLSLQNTAEIQHCLVNAGDVGCGVFECFENNSCEIRGLHEICMTFLHNAGKFDAQGKSFIKDALKCKAHALRHKFSCISRKCPAIKEMVFQLQRECYLKHDLCSAAKENVQVIVEMIHFKDLLQHEPYVDLVNILLTCGEEVKKAITRSVQAQCEQNWGSLCSILSFCTSAVHGDDRKVGEGSRAAAGRGDMAAHADAEHRESPRAAKAERGTKGHSNARVKAGGHAPKGAHGILDRADELSDFSDIRR; encoded by the exons ATGTGCGCGGAGCTCGGcggaaagctgctgctgctgctgctggccctgctgctggccagcgCCCGGGCGGCCGCGGGCACTGAGGCCACGCACCCGCCGGAGGGGCCGCAGGACAGGACCCCGCAGCAGAAGGGGCGCCTGTCCCTGCAGAACACAG CTGaaatccagcactgcctggtCAATGCTGGCGATGTGGGATGTGGAGTGTTTGAATGCTTTGAGAACAATTCCTGCGAGATCCGAGGCTTACACGAGATCTGCATGACATTCCTGCACAACGCTGGAAAATTCGATGCCCAG gGAAAATCCTTCATTAAAGACGCTCTGAAGTGTAAGGCTCATGCCTTGAGGCATAAATTCAGCTGCATCAGCCGTAAGTGCCCTGCCATTAAAGAGATGGTGTTCCAGTTACAGCGGGAGTGCTACCTGAAGCATgacctctgctctgctgccaaggAGAACGTCCAGGTCATTGTGGAGATGATTCACTTCAAAGACCTGCTGCAGCATGA GCCTTACGTTGACCTAGTGAACATCCTGCTGACCTGCGGCGAGGAGGTGAAAAAGGCAATAACCAGGAGCGTCCAGGCCCAGTGTGAACAGAACTGGGGAAGCCTCTGCTCCATCCTGAGCTTCTGCACCTCGGCCGTGCACGGGGACGACAGGAAGGtgggggaaggcagcagggccGCTGCAGGCCGCGGGGACATGGCGGCCCACGCTGACGCCgagcacagggagagcccaCGAGCAGCCAAGGCAGAGAGAGGTACCAAGGGCCACTCCAACGCCCGGGTCAAAGCTGGGGGCCACGCTCCCAAAGGGGCCCACGGCATCCTGGACCGGGCAGACGAACTGTCCGACTTCTCCGACATCCGGAGGTGA